A single window of Achromobacter xylosoxidans DNA harbors:
- the purT gene encoding formate-dependent phosphoribosylglycinamide formyltransferase translates to MSSIPSPVLGTPLSPLATRVMLLGSGELGKEVIIALQRLGVEVIAVDRYADAPGHQVAHRAHVVSMTDPEALEKVIRQEQPHVIVPEIEAIATNLLVQLESAGVARVTPTARAAQLTMNREGIRRLAAETLGLPTSPYAFVDTEDELRQAIDGGIGYPCVIKPVMSSSGKGQSLIKAPEEVASAWRYAQEGGRVGGGRAIVEGFIRFDYEITLLTVRARGADGQVETRYCEPIGHKQVDGDYVESWQPHPMSPAALARAREIASAVTAELGGLGIFGVELFVAGDQVWFSEVSPRPHDTGMVTMITQAQNEFELHARALLGLPVDTSLRQPGASSVIYGGVDAQAVSFHNVAQALAEPGTDIRLFGKPESFVKRRMGVGLAVAGDVAAARAKAKRVSAAVTVKAG, encoded by the coding sequence ATGTCCAGCATTCCCAGTCCCGTCCTCGGCACGCCCCTGTCCCCCCTGGCCACCCGCGTCATGCTGCTCGGGTCGGGCGAACTGGGCAAAGAGGTCATCATCGCCCTGCAGCGGCTGGGCGTGGAAGTCATTGCGGTGGACCGGTATGCGGACGCACCCGGACACCAGGTGGCGCATCGCGCGCACGTGGTGTCGATGACGGATCCCGAAGCCCTGGAAAAGGTCATCCGGCAGGAGCAGCCGCACGTTATTGTCCCCGAAATCGAGGCCATTGCCACCAATTTGCTGGTGCAGCTCGAATCGGCCGGCGTGGCGCGGGTCACGCCGACCGCCCGGGCGGCGCAACTGACCATGAACCGCGAGGGCATCCGCCGCCTGGCGGCCGAGACCCTGGGCCTGCCCACGTCGCCCTATGCCTTCGTCGACACGGAAGACGAGTTGCGCCAGGCCATCGATGGCGGCATCGGCTATCCCTGCGTCATCAAGCCGGTCATGTCCTCGTCCGGCAAGGGCCAGTCCCTCATCAAGGCGCCCGAAGAGGTCGCGTCCGCCTGGCGCTACGCCCAGGAAGGCGGCCGGGTCGGGGGCGGCCGCGCCATCGTCGAGGGATTCATTCGCTTCGACTACGAGATCACCCTGTTGACCGTCCGGGCGCGCGGCGCCGACGGCCAGGTCGAGACCCGCTATTGCGAGCCGATCGGCCACAAGCAGGTCGACGGCGACTATGTCGAAAGCTGGCAGCCGCATCCCATGTCGCCGGCCGCGCTGGCGCGGGCCCGCGAGATCGCGTCGGCGGTCACGGCGGAATTGGGCGGGCTGGGCATCTTCGGTGTCGAACTTTTCGTGGCCGGTGACCAGGTCTGGTTTTCGGAAGTGAGCCCGCGGCCGCACGATACGGGCATGGTCACCATGATCACCCAGGCTCAGAACGAATTCGAGCTGCACGCCCGGGCCCTGCTGGGGCTGCCGGTGGACACCTCGCTGCGCCAGCCCGGCGCCAGCAGCGTCATCTATGGCGGTGTCGACGCCCAGGCCGTGTCGTTCCACAACGTGGCGCAGGCCCTGGCCGAGCCCGGCACCGACATCCGCCTGTTCGGCAAACCCGAATCCTTCGTCAAGCGCCGCATGGGCGTGGGCCTGGCCGTGGCGGGCGACGTCGCGGCGGCCCGTGCCAAGGCCAAGCGCGTTTCCGCCGCCGTGACCGTCAAGGCCGGCTGA
- a CDS encoding SIS domain-containing protein: MTDHPTTSSETALASARRTLQIESQGILDLSARLDDSFAQVVAMLLACRGRVVVSGIGKTGHVARKIAATLASTGTPAFFVHAAEAVHGDLGMITRDDVLIAISYSGSGQELLTILPVARRMGAGLVAITGNPQSELALLADVHLDASVAQEACPLNLAPTASTTAALALGDALAVACLEARGFGPQDFARSHPGGALGRRLLTHVRNVMRQGDALPVVALGTPVAQALEVMSAKGMGMTVVCDPQRRPVGIFTDGDLRRLIARYGDIRSLNVEAGMTRSPRSINPDALAVEAARQMDELRLNHMLVLDADGSLLGALHMHDLMAAKVV, encoded by the coding sequence ATGACCGACCATCCCACCACATCGTCCGAGACCGCGCTGGCATCTGCGCGCAGGACGTTGCAAATCGAAAGCCAGGGCATCCTGGACCTGTCCGCCCGGCTCGACGACAGCTTCGCGCAGGTCGTCGCCATGCTGCTGGCCTGCCGCGGCCGCGTCGTGGTCAGCGGCATCGGCAAGACCGGCCATGTGGCCCGCAAGATCGCGGCGACGCTGGCCTCCACCGGCACGCCCGCCTTCTTCGTGCACGCCGCCGAGGCGGTGCACGGCGACCTGGGCATGATCACCCGCGACGACGTCCTGATCGCCATTTCGTACTCCGGCTCCGGCCAGGAATTGCTGACCATCCTGCCTGTCGCCCGCCGCATGGGCGCGGGCCTGGTCGCCATCACGGGCAATCCGCAGTCCGAACTGGCCCTGCTGGCCGATGTCCACCTGGACGCCAGCGTGGCCCAGGAAGCGTGCCCCCTGAACCTGGCGCCCACTGCCAGCACCACGGCCGCCCTGGCGCTGGGCGACGCCCTGGCGGTGGCCTGCCTCGAAGCGCGCGGCTTCGGCCCGCAGGATTTCGCCCGCTCGCATCCTGGCGGCGCCCTCGGCCGCCGCCTGCTGACCCACGTGCGCAACGTCATGCGCCAGGGCGACGCCCTGCCCGTGGTGGCCCTGGGCACGCCGGTGGCGCAGGCACTCGAGGTCATGTCCGCCAAAGGCATGGGCATGACGGTCGTATGCGACCCGCAGCGCCGCCCCGTGGGCATCTTCACCGACGGCGACCTGCGTCGCCTGATCGCACGCTACGGCGACATCCGCAGCCTGAACGTCGAGGCCGGCATGACACGCTCGCCGCGCAGCATCAACCCGGACGCGCTGGCCGTCGAGGCCGCGCGCCAGATGGACGAACTGCGGCTCAATCACATGCTGGTGCTGGATGCCGATGGCAGCCTGCTCGGCGCCCTGCACATGCACGACCTGATGGCCGCCAAAGTGGTATGA
- a CDS encoding KdsC family phosphatase, with protein MTMTLPPSITHPAEALVLARIPPGVRERAAAVRLMVFDVDGVLTDGSLYYGESGEVQKRFHALDGHGLRLLMEGGLKVALMTGRSGPIVARRAAELGISEIMQGVRDKGAALAELAQRSAVQLNQTGYMGDDIIDLPAMQRAGFAASVPNAPGYVSQAAHWIATQPGGGGAVRECCDLLLASQGRLGGFLAAPGLLGPGAIQ; from the coding sequence ATGACTATGACTCTTCCTCCCTCGATCACCCACCCCGCCGAAGCGCTGGTCCTGGCCCGCATCCCGCCGGGCGTGCGCGAACGCGCCGCCGCCGTGCGCCTGATGGTCTTCGACGTGGACGGCGTGCTCACCGACGGCAGCCTGTATTACGGGGAAAGCGGCGAAGTGCAGAAACGCTTCCATGCGCTGGACGGCCACGGGCTGCGCCTGCTGATGGAAGGCGGCCTGAAGGTCGCTCTGATGACCGGCCGCTCCGGCCCGATCGTGGCGCGCCGCGCCGCCGAACTGGGCATTTCCGAGATCATGCAGGGCGTGCGCGACAAGGGTGCCGCATTGGCCGAACTTGCGCAGCGCAGCGCGGTCCAACTGAACCAGACCGGCTACATGGGCGACGACATCATCGACCTGCCGGCAATGCAACGCGCGGGCTTCGCCGCCAGCGTGCCGAATGCGCCGGGCTATGTCAGCCAGGCGGCCCACTGGATCGCCACGCAACCTGGCGGCGGTGGCGCGGTCCGCGAGTGCTGCGACCTGCTGCTGGCTTCCCAGGGCCGGCTGGGCGGATTCCTGGCCGCGCCGGGGCTGCTCGGCCCGGGCGCCATCCAGTAA
- the lptC gene encoding LPS export ABC transporter periplasmic protein LptC encodes MKDRFPSLIALFLLLVLVASTYWAADYAQRAIQTDPPRRVTHEMDAWSRNFVMLRTDPTGRPINRLEGDYAEHFPDDDSYHITQPRAVGQREASPITVGVSKTAVMEQGGKRIVMNGDAHVHRQPDANNDVLDVRSQQLILLPDEDVVYTDLPAEVIKGRSRMNGKGMHYNNKTRQLQVSASTDVEIAGSENKPRRQADSPANTSDQKKP; translated from the coding sequence ATGAAAGATCGTTTCCCTTCCCTGATCGCGCTGTTCCTGCTGCTGGTGCTGGTCGCCAGCACGTATTGGGCCGCCGACTACGCGCAACGGGCCATCCAGACGGATCCGCCGCGCCGCGTCACGCACGAAATGGACGCCTGGTCGCGCAATTTCGTGATGCTGCGCACCGACCCGACCGGTCGCCCCATCAACCGGCTGGAAGGCGATTACGCCGAGCATTTCCCCGACGACGATTCGTACCACATCACCCAACCGCGGGCCGTCGGCCAGCGCGAAGCCAGTCCCATCACCGTGGGCGTGTCCAAGACCGCCGTCATGGAGCAGGGCGGCAAGCGCATCGTCATGAATGGCGACGCCCACGTGCACCGCCAGCCCGACGCCAACAACGACGTGCTGGACGTGCGCAGCCAACAGCTGATCCTGCTGCCCGACGAAGACGTGGTGTACACCGACCTGCCGGCCGAGGTCATCAAGGGACGCTCGCGCATGAACGGCAAGGGTATGCACTACAACAACAAGACACGCCAACTGCAGGTATCGGCCTCCACGGACGTGGAGATCGCCGGCTCGGAGAACAAGCCGCGCCGCCAGGCCGACAGCCCTGCCAACACCTCTGACCAGAAGAAACCATGA